The stretch of DNA CTACGGCGTCGTGCACGGCCACGTCGAGACGGTCCACTCCTTCACCAACGACCAGAATCTGATCGACAACTTCCACAAGGGTGACCGGCGCGGACGCTCCGCCGCCCTCAACATGGTCATCACCGAGACGGGTGCCGCCAAGGCGGTCGCCAAGGCCCTGCCGGAACTCCAAGGCAAGCTCACGGGCAATGCCATCCGCGTCCCCACCCCGGACGTTTCCATGGCCATCCTGAACCTGAGCCTGGAAAACGGCACCAGCAAGGACGAGGTCAACGAATACCTGCGGGAAATGTCGCTGCACTCGGAGCTGCGCAAGCAGATCGATTACATCGATTCCCCCGAGGTTGTCTCCACAGACTTCGTTGGCTCCCGCCGGGCAGGCATCGTCGACGGCCTGGCCACCATCTCCAACGACAAGAATCTTGTGCTCTACGTCTGGTACGACAACGAGTTCGGCTACAGCTGCCAGGTTGTCCGCGTCATGGAGGAAATGGCCGGCGTGAACCCGCCGTCGTTCCCCGCCAAGGACGCGGCCTCGGTCCTGGCCGCCGCCGGTCTCTCCGTCGAGGCCTGATAGACGCGCCTCATAGCGGCGGACTGACCGCACATCCCTGACCGGGACTTATTTGCTCCTTTCCCGGCCGATGCTCTGGAATCGGCCGGGAAAGGGAACCACAATGGAGCCATGGAACAGAACCCCGCTGTGGAGCATGAAACCACCCTGGAGCACGCACTGGACATTGCGCGGCGGAACGCCAAGGAAGCCCAGCGCCTCCTCGACGATGCCCTCGCCAAGCACGGGGCCGGCGAGATCGACGACGCCAGGGTCAACCAGTTGCGGGCGCTGCTGGACGTAGCCAATGAAGACCTCAGGCGCGTGACCAAGGAGCAGTAACCTGGCCAGCTGTCCTCCACACTGTTGATAACACCTTCAATGTCGGAGCCCTGGCCTAGGCTTTGGGGGTGCAGCAGGAAAACCCCCACCGGAAAACGTCGTGAGCATCACCTGGACGGAGTTCCGGCGTGCCCGCCGGCGTTCCCGCCAGGCCTGGGTCCTGCTGGCTGCCGTGGCCGCGGCGTTACTCGGATGCCTGTTCTGGTTCTTCACCGCAGGCCAGTTCGCCGCGTCGGAGCCCCCGTCCACCGGCCCCACCGAAGCCCCGGTGCTGGCCGACGGCTGGATGAAAGCCGTGGCTCCTGTCCGCCCCGTCCCGCAGGGAGCGGCGGCCGCCGCGCTGGAAACCCTTGCGGTCAAGGGCCGCGCCGCCAAGGACAACTATGACCGGAGCGCCTTCGGCCAGGCCTGGCTGGACGTTGACCGCAACGGCTGCGACACCCGCAACGACATCCTCCGCCGCGACCTGGCCGACGCCGAATTCACCGAAGGTTCGCGGTGCCGGGTGGCCGGCGGGACATTCCAGGAACCGTACACGGGCCGCGCCATCACCTTCCGCCGGGGGGCAGAGAGCAGCAAGGACGTGCAGATCGACCACGTCGTGGCCCTCGGCGACGCCTGGCAAAAAGGGGCCCAGCAGCTTACCGCGGAACAACGCCAGCACCTGGCAAACGATCCGCTGAACCTGATCGCCGTCGACGGTCCCGCTAACCAGGACAAGAGCGCGTCCGACGCCGCCACCTGGCTGCCGCCGAACAAGGCCTTCCGCTGCCACTACGTCGCCCGGCAGATCTCCGTCAAGGCGGCCTACCGGTTGTGGGTGACCCCGGCGGAGAAGGAGGCGATGAAGCGGGTCCTCGGCGCGTGCCCCCAGCAGCAGACCATTGTTCCGCGCCCGGGAACCGGCCCTGAAGCCCAGGCTCATTGACAGGCAAAGTACCGGGGGTCTAGAACTGGGCGTGTCAGCTACAACCCACCATTCTAGGAGCAGAAATGGCTTCCACCGCCTACGGAGTTGTGCACTTTTTTCCCGGGGGAACCAAGGAACAGTACGAGGCGTCCATCGCCGCGGTTCATCCCGGTGAAGGCCGCTTGCCGGAGGGCCAGGTCTTTCACGCCGGTGGCGCTTCTGCCGGTGGATGGACAATCATGGCGGTCCATGAATCGAAGGAGAGCTGGGAGAAATTCCGCGACGGCATCCTCATGCCCCGGATGCAGGCCGGCATCGAGGGCGGGTTTGCCTCGCCGCCTGAGGAGACCGTCGTCGACCTGTACAAGGTGATGCCCTGATCGGCGCTCCAGCAGCCCACTGGCCACGCTAGGGCCGGCCCTCCACCGCAGCCGCGAGACCGGACTCGAGACGTTCGACGTCGGCCCGGTTGCACAGCTCGGTGGCGGGCGTCGTCACTGTCGCGGTTCCGGCGGCGACGGCCGCCCGGAACGCCGCCTCAAGAGTGCGCCCCTGCGCCAACCGCAGCACAAAGGCGGCGAGGAAGCTGTCGCCGGCTCCGACGGTGCTTCGCACCTGCACCTGCGGCACGGACAAACGAAGTGTTCCAGACTTCGAGGCGAGCACGGCGCCTTCGCCGCCAAGGGTCAGGGCGACGTGTTCCGCGGAGCCGTCCGCCACGAGGGCGGAGGCCGCCTCGACCTGGCTCTCATCGCTCTCGAGCGCTGCTCCGACATGGACGCCGAGCTCCCGCCGGCTGGGTTTGACCAGGAAGACCCCCTCGGCGAGAGCCTCGGCGAGTGCCGGCCCGGAGGCATCCACGATGCAACGCGCATCGTGCCCGCGGGCCAGGCGGGCCACCCTGGCATAGAAGTCGTCAGGAACCCCCGGCGGCAGGCTGCCGCTGGCGACCACGTATCCGCCCACCGGGATGGACTCTTCGACGAGTGCCAGGCAGGCGCGCCATTCGGACTCACTCAACTCCGGGCCCTGGAGAACGAAGCGGAACTGCTTTCCAGTCGTCGTCTCATCGACGGTGAAGTCCTCGCGGGTACTGCCCTGAATCGGCACCACCAGGGTGGGGATCCGTTCGGCTTCGATAAGCCGTCGGTATGCCTCCCCGGTGGGTCCACCGGCGGTGTAGACCGCCAGCGTCCGCCCTCCCAGGCGTTGCACGACCCGGGCCACATTCACCCCGCCGCCGCCCGGGTCAAGACGGCTGGGGCTGCACCGCAACTTGTGGCCGCTGGTGACCTGTTCAGTCGACGTGCTGATGTCCAGGGCAGGATTCACGGTGAGCGTGAGAATAGGCTGCATCGCCGTCCGTGTTGAGGCTTCCATGCGCCCAAGCATAGAAGACCGGGCCCGGAGCGCCCGTAAGGCAGGGACGGCGTCCCCTTGTGGGCAGTCAGCTGCTCCGCAAGAATGGGCGCGGCAGGGATTTCCGTCTGCCGCGACGACTGGAACGGGAAGCATGGCACATCGTAAGGACGGCGCGGCCAAGGGGCGCGGCGGCAAAGGGATCGGGCCTGGACACGCGGGGGAGCGGTCCGTCCGGCTTGACCTCGACACCTATGAAGCCGAGATGTTGCGTCTCCAGGCTGAGCTGGTCGCGCTTCAGGAATGGGTCCGCAGCACCGGTGCGCGGGTGTTGGTGATTTTTGAGGGACGGGACGCCGCCGGCAAGGGGAGCGCCATCAAGCGGGTCACGGAGTACCTCAATCCGCGCGTTGCCCGGATAGTGGCGTTGCCGTCCCCGACGGAAAGGCAGCGCGGGGAATGGTACTTCCAGCGCTATGTGGAGCATCTTCCGGCGGCCGGGGAGATCGTCCTGATGGACCGTTCCTGGTACAACCGGGCCGGCGTCGAACATGTGATGGGCTTCTGCACGCCCGAGGAACATAAGCGCTTCATGGCGCAGTGTCCGGTTTTTGAACGGCTGCTGATCCAGGACGGCATTCTGCTCTTCAAGTACTGGTTCTCGATCAGCCATGAAGAGCAGGAGCGGCGCTTCAAGTCCCGGCTGGATGATCCGCTGAGGCAATGGAAGCTCTCACCGATGGACCGGGAAGCGATCCTCCGGTGGGAAGACTACTCGCGGGCCAAGGACGAAATGTTCGTGCAGACGGACACCGCCGAATCGCCCTGGTACGTGGTGGAAGCGGAGGACAAACGCCGGGCCCGGATCAACATGATCGCGCATCTGCTCTCCGGCATCGACTACACCGAGGTGCGGACGGAGCCGGTGACTTTGCCAAAGAGGCCCCAGGCGGTCAACTACACCCGCCCGCCACGGGAACTCTTCCGCTATGTTCCGGACTACGCGGCGAGCCTCGAAAAGCACCAACACCGGTAGCCCTCCGCCGGGCACTGCCGGCAGTCGTCAGTGCCCGAACGGGTCCGGGTCCACGCCGGGCATCCAGGTCAGCCCCGGGACGCCCCAGCCGCTCTTCTTGGCCTGCTTCATCGCCTTGCGCGAGTACCGGTCGATCAGCCTGTTGACGTAGAGCTTGCCGTCGAGGTGGTCGTACTCGTGCTGGAGCACGCGCGCGAACCAGTCCGTCGCCTCGAACTCCACCGGCTTACCGTAGCCGTCGAAGCCCTGCACACGCACCCACTCGGCGCGCTTGAGCGGGTACTGGCCGCCGGGGAAGGACAGGCACCCTTCCACTTCCTCGTCCGGGTCCGGCAGAGCGCCGGAGACCTTGGAGAGGGTCAGTACCGGGTTAACCACAACACCGGAGGGCGGGACGCCGTCGTCGTTTTCGAACTTGTAGATGAAGAGCCGCTTGCCCACCCCGACCTGCGGCGCGGCCAGGCCGACGCCGTTGGCGGCGTCGTTGGTCTCGAACATGTCGGCGATCAGCGTCCGGAGTCCGTCGTCGAAGACTTCCACCTCGGCGGCCCGGCGGTGCAGCACGGGCTCGCCCCAGATCACGATGGGCAAAACTGTCATATCAGTTGGTTCCTCCCGTGCTGTCGGCAGCTTGTCTTGTGACGGTCAGTCGGCGATGGTGCGGCCGACGACGTCGCGCATGATCTCATTGGTGCCGCCGAAGATGGTGAGCAGCCGGGCCGCGAGGTAGGCCTGCGCCACGGGGTATTCCAGGATGTAGCCGTAGCCGCCGTGCAGTTGGAGGCAGCGGTCGGTCACGGACTTGGCGCGCTCGGAGGCCCACAGCTTCACGCGGGCGGCGGACGCGGCGTCGAGTTCCCCGGCATTGAACGCAAGGATCGCCTGGTCCACATACGTCTCGGTGACCTCGACCTCGGTGAGGATGTCGGCGAGTTCAAAGCGGCTGTTCTGGAAGTCGATGATCCGTTCGCCGAAGGCGTTGCGCTCCTTCGTGTAGCGCACGGTCGCCTCATAGATGGCGCGGACGACGGCGGAGCTCGCCACGGCGATCGCGAGCCGGCCCTGGGGGAGTTGCTCGGCGGCGTACTGCAGGCCCTTGCCTGCCTCGCCCACGAGATCGGCGTGCGGGACGCGGACGTTGTCGAAGAACAGCTCCGCAGTGTCGGAGGCCTTCAGCCCCATCTTGTCCAGCTGCTTGCCGGTGCTGTAGCCCTCGCCCTTCCGGACCATGAACAGCGAGAACGAATCGTGGCTGCCGCGGCCGGTGCCGCCGTCGGTCCGGGCCAGGACGAGGGACGCGTCCCCGGAGATGCCGTTGCCGATGAACGTCTTCTGGCCGCTGACCAGCCAGTCGTCGCCGTCGCGCACTGCCTTGGCGCGGATGCCGCGCAGGTCGGAGCCGGCACCGGGTTCGGTCCAGGCGATGGAGGTGACCGTCTCGCCGGACACCATGCCGGGAAGCCAGCGCGACTTGAGGTCCTCGGAGCCGTAGGCCAGCAGGTGGGGGAGGACCAGGTCGTCATGCAGGTGGAAGGCAAGGCCGACGGCGAGGTGGTTGCTCCTGGCGAATTCCTCGTCCAGCACGGCGCGGAATCGGTAGTCGTCCATGCCCATGCCGCCGAACTCCTCGGGGACCGCGAGTCCCAGCAGGCCCTGCCCGCCCGCCGCCGTCCACAGCTCCCGGGACATCATGTGGTCCTTGTCCCACTGGGCGTAATGAGGGGCCACCGCACGCGCATTGAACTCGGCAGCCATCTCGCGGAACATCTCGTGGTCTTCTTCAAAGAGCTTGCGCTTCATGGCGGTTCCTTCCATAGACAGATCCGGGGACAGACGGGACCGGACAGACAACAAAGGCCGCACCGGATAACCGGTACGGCCTTTGTCTAAGGTCGGACAATCACTGCCGTCCTTCATGAGGGTGAGCGACGGGGGTTGAACCCGCGACCTCCTGGACCACAACCAGGCGCTCTGCCAACTGAGCTACGCCCACCATGTGCCTCGGCACGCCTTCCGGCTTACCGGCTGGCTGAAAAGGCAACGACAAATAGCTTACCTGTTGTTCGGGGGTGGTTTTGCCACTTTTGGGAAATTCGCCAAAATTTCCGCAAAACGTGGCGCAGATTACATCCCCGGCCAGCCCTCGGAGGCTACTCGGCGGGTGCTGACGTCGTTGCCCCGGCGGCGTCTGCCGGGGCGTCCGCGGTGCCCATGATCCGCCTGGCGATCTGCTGTGCCGTGGCGCTCGCCGGCCCAGGCGCGGGGACAAAGATGGCCTCGCGGTAGTAGCGGAGTTCGTCGATGGAATCCTTGATGTCGCCCAGTGCGCGGTGGCCGCCGAGCTTGGCCGGCGACTGGAAGTAGGCCCGGGCGAACCAGCGCCGGGAGAGTTCCTTGATGGTGCTGACGTCGATGACCCGGTAGTGCAGGTGCTCCACGATCTCGGGCATGTCCCGGGCGAGGAAGACGCGGTCCGTTCCCACCGAGTTGCCGCCCAGCGGGGCTTTCTTGGGGTCCGGCACCCACTTCTTGATGTATTCGAGCACGGCGGCCTGCGCCTCGGCCATGGTCTTGCCCTGCGGGAGTTCCGTCAGCAGGCCGGACTGGGTGTGCATGTCGCGGACGAAGTCGTTCATCTGGGCAAGCGCGGCGTCGTCCGGCTTGATGACGACGTCGACGCCGTCACCCAGGATATTAAGCTCCGAGTCCGTCACCAGGGCGGCGACCTCGATGAGGGCGTCCTTGATGTTGTCCAGGCCGGTCATTTCGCAGTCGATCCAGACGATGCGTTCATTAGATATAGGCACCCGCCCAGCCTACCGTTCCGCCGCCCCAGAGCCGTCCGGTGCTAGGATTTCGGGTACGCGGCCGTCGAAATTTTTCGTCATCGCGGCATGCCCCGGGCCGGATCCGTCGGCCGGCTGAGGGCGGAAACGTACCCCACAACAGATTGGACGATCCTGAGATGACGGCGCCTGTACCTGCGGCGGGGATCACGGCTGCCGGTACGTCCCGCACCTCCCAGGCCGCAGTTGTTGCTGACGTGGACAACCCGCGTTCCCCCATACTTTCCGGGTTCCTGGGATCAATGTTCATGGCGATCGGTTCGCTGGGCGTCGGCTGGCTTGCCCCGGTGTCCGAACTCCGCAGGGTTCCCCTCTTCATCTGGATGCGCACCGAAGCCGTCGGCGTGGGCCTGTGCATCGTGCTGCTGGCCGTCGGGGGCATGCTGCTGGTCCGTGCCTGGCTGCGGCTGGGCCAAAGGGTCCGCGTCTGGGGAGCGGGGGCGCGCAAGGCCACGCTCCAGGCAGTCGTGGCGTGGGGCCTTCCCATGATGTTCTCCGTTCCGCTGTTCAGCAGGGACGTCTACGCCTACATCGGCCAGGGCCGCCTGATGGTGGAAGGCTTCAACCCGTACCAAAACGGCATCTCGGCGCTGTCGAACTACTTCCAGCTCGGCGCGGACAAAATGTGGACCGAGGCGCCGGTCCCGTACGGGCAGCTCTTCCTCTGGATTGAACAGTTCGTCGTCTGGTCCACCAATGTGCAGCCTGAAGCCAGCATCATGCTGTTCCGCCTCGCGGCGCTGCTCGGGATCGTCCTGTGCGTGATCTACGTGCCCAAGCTCGCCGAACTCCACGGCGTCAATCCGCACCGGGCCCTGTGGCTGACGGCCGCCAACCCGTTGTTCCTCACCAACTTCATCGCCAGCGTCCACAACGACGCCCTCATGATCGGCCTGGCCCTGGCCGGCCTCTACTACTGTGCGACCAGGCGGGTCGTCTTCGGCCTGGTGCTGGTGACGCTGTCCATCTCGGTCAAACCCATAACGATCGTCTTCCTGCCGTTCATCGGCCTGCTCTGGGCGGGAAAGAACGCGGGCTGGCCCCGGAAGATCCTTTTCTGGGGGCTCACCGCCGGGGTCAGCCTGGCGCTCCTGTATGCCATGAGCCTGGTCAACGGCTTCGGCTTCGGCTGGATCAACGGTCTCTCGGCCCCGGGCAGCATCTGGATCTGGTACGCCCCCGTCGGCCTGCTCGGGCTGGTGGTCGCCTCCATCTCAAACGCCTTCGGGCTGGACGGCTGGGGGATGGCCAAGTGGGTGTACGACGCCGGTAAACTGCTGGCCCTCGGGATCGTCGCCTGGCAGATCTTCCGCGGGGACCACGATCGGCTGATGCGGCGCCTGACCCTGGCGTTCGCCGCCGTCGTCTTCCTGGCCCCGATGATCCAGTCCTGGTACGTTGTCTGGCTCATTCCGCTCTTTGCCGTCACGGGCATCCGCGACGACTGGCAGGTCAAGGCGCTCTACTTCATGGTCTCCTTCTTTATGGTCTACGCGATCTCGGACCAGCTGGAAGTCTTCCCCTACCTGCAGACCGCGGACCTCGGCCTGGCCCTTGCCTTGGCACGCAACGCCGCGGCCATCATCGCCCTGCTGTTTGCCCTGTACCTGATCTTCCTGGATCCGCGGACCAAGCTGCTGTTCAGCAAATCGGACGAACCGGTCACCACCCGCCCGGTCATCTGACTGCTTCTCCAGGTTCCGGGGCCGCGCCGGTAAGGCAGGCAGGTTCCTGAGTGCGTCCCGGCGTGACAGCGGGCTGAGTTCTTCGCCGTTCCGCAGCACGAAGGCGCTGACCCAGGCCGGATCCGTCTTGGCTTACCCGCGCAGCGCCCAGCCGATCGCCTTCCGTCCGCCAGGTCCCACCAGGCCCCGCTCCGGATGATCTCCTCGTACACCGCCAGCATGCCCAGCTCGCCGGCGGCCAGCCTGAGGCCGGTGAGGTCGATGGCCGCATATCGTTCCTCGCGCCACGTGGCACCGCGCCACAGTTCCAGCACTGTGGCTTTCAATTCATCGACGGCGGCCGGGGGCAGCCCGGCAGCGGCAGCCTTCACGATCCTGCGGACCTCCGGCACACGCACCCCCAGCGACGGCATCGGATTTGAGGTAGGCCTGCGCCCCTGCCGCCCGGAGGGGATCCGCAGCGCCCTGCAGCCCGGAACGGATCGCGGTCATCAGTTGGGTCTTGGCCATGGTGCCACTTTAGGCACCGGCCGCCAGGCCCTAAAGTTGATGCCAGCGGGCCGCCGGTCCGTGTCGGAAGGAAGCCGCATGTCGATGATCAAGAGTCCGGAAGAGATTGCCCTGATGCGCGAGGCGGGCCGGGTAGTGGCGAACGCACTGGCCAGGGTCAGGGACTCCGCTGCCGTCGGGGTCTCGCTCAAGGAACTGGATTCGGTGGCTGCGGCGACGATCGCGGACGCGGGAGCCACCCCGGCGTTCCTGAATTACCGGCCCCGCTGGGCCTCGGTTCCGTTCCCGGGGGTGATCTGCACCAGCGTGAACGACGCCGTGGTGCACGGCATCCCCAACGACTACCGGCTGCAGGACGGTGATCTGCTGAGCGTGGACTGCGGCGCCTTCCTGGCCGGTTGGTGCGGCGATGCCGCGGTCAGCTTCATCGTGGGGACTGCAGACCCGGTGGATCAGGCGCTTGTCGATGCGACGGAGGCGGCCCTGGCCCGCGGCATCGAGGCCGCCCGGATCGGGAACAAGATGGGTGATCTGGGCTATGCGATCGGCGGGGCGTCCCGCCGGGCGGGCTACGGTATGCTCGCAGACCACGGCGGCCACGGGATCGGCCGGACCATGCACGCGGATCCGCACGTCCCCAACGACGGCCGGCCCGGTCGTGGGATCAAGCTGACGGAGGGGCTGGTCATCGCCATCGAGCCGATGCTGATCCTGGGTGGCAAGGATGACTACTTCCACGACGACGATGAATGGACCCTGCGTTCGGCGAACGGGCGCAGGGCGGCGCACAGCGAACACACCGTGGCCATTACGGCCGACGGGCCCGTCATCCTGACCTTGCCCTGACAGGCTGCCGGCGGGGGCTACGCAAGTCAGGGCCGCCGCGGGGCGGCCAGCCGGACCGCTGTCCCGCTTGGGGCAGCGTCAGCTGCGCCCGGCTGGCTTGGCCCGCTGGCGGTGGGCTGCAAGCCGGAGCTGGATGATCCGGGCGGCTCCGGCAATGGCGACAAGCACGCCGCCGCCCACGGCGGCAATGAACAGGGCCATGCCGAGCGAGACTGCGCCGTCCAAACCGAAGAACTTCACGCTGACGGAGTCCTGGTTTTGCAGGATGAAGGCGATGAGCAGGATCAGCACAACGAGGGCGCTGGCAACGGCCACCCAGATCATTCCGGCGCGGGTAACCTCGTGCCGCGCCGGGCCGGCGGCACCAGGCCTCACTGCGAGTGGCGGCGTCTCCACTGTTTCAGCCCGCCCGGTGGCGGCTTCGGCGCCGCCGGCCGGGACCTGCGGCATTCCAGCCGGGGCGTCGCCGGGCGAGCTGGAAGCGGGCGCGCCGGGCTGCCGGGCCACCGTAGAACTATTGGGCTCAATATCGCGGGGTGTCTCGGTCATGACGGTAATTCCTCTCCAAGGTCGTCCCCTGGGACGGGACGGGCGGATCGACACCGCTTCGTGGATGCCGGCACGCAGGCCGGCACGCCAGGCAGGCCCGACGGGCCTGCCTGCTACGTCAATAGTAAGCGTACTGATGTTAGAGATGCGGATGCCGCCCGGGAAACGGCCCTCCGGCCCCCAGGACGCCTCAGGCGTATTCCACGAGCCCGATCAGGTTGCCTTCGCTGTCCTTGAAGAATGCGGATCGCCGGCCGTCCACCTCCGCAACCCCATCGGCCGTTTTGAAGCCAGGAAAATCGTAGTCTTCGAAGACGACGCCGGTGGCCCGCAGCGCCGACATCTCCGTGCCAAGATCGGTGACGCGGAAGCCCATCTGAGTGTGCCCGCCGCGATTCGGGTTGGGGGTGGGATAGACAAAGAAGCCGGACCCGCCCCCGGTTTCATAGCGGAGCCCTCCGCTGCTTTCCTCGACGGGAGACAGGCCCAACTTCTCCTGATACCACTGTTTTGCCCGCTCAATCTCGATGGCGGGCAGGGTCGTGTGGACGCTGGTTTCGCTCAACATTTTCGCCTCCGGAGTGGAAGGAACCGGCCAGGATGGCCTAAGGCGAATCCTAGACCCGGCGGCCCGGCGCCGATAGTGAATCATCGGCTGTTGGCACCGGACCCGGCGCGGTATAACGTCACAGCCAAGGAATGCCTTGTGGAGGAGGCGCATTGCCGTGACCATTGTGGACAATGCCGTGTACGTGGACGGCCACCGGACCGCGGACCCCGAGGATCTGGATGAGACGTATTTTCTCCTGCGGCAGCGCCAGGGCATGGCCTGGATCGGGCTCTACCGTCCGGAC from Arthrobacter sp. PAMC25564 encodes:
- a CDS encoding HNH endonuclease family protein, encoding MSITWTEFRRARRRSRQAWVLLAAVAAALLGCLFWFFTAGQFAASEPPSTGPTEAPVLADGWMKAVAPVRPVPQGAAAAALETLAVKGRAAKDNYDRSAFGQAWLDVDRNGCDTRNDILRRDLADAEFTEGSRCRVAGGTFQEPYTGRAITFRRGAESSKDVQIDHVVALGDAWQKGAQQLTAEQRQHLANDPLNLIAVDGPANQDKSASDAATWLPPNKAFRCHYVARQISVKAAYRLWVTPAEKEAMKRVLGACPQQQTIVPRPGTGPEAQAH
- the def gene encoding peptide deformylase; this translates as MTVLPIVIWGEPVLHRRAAEVEVFDDGLRTLIADMFETNDAANGVGLAAPQVGVGKRLFIYKFENDDGVPPSGVVVNPVLTLSKVSGALPDPDEEVEGCLSFPGGQYPLKRAEWVRVQGFDGYGKPVEFEATDWFARVLQHEYDHLDGKLYVNRLIDRYSRKAMKQAKKSGWGVPGLTWMPGVDPDPFGH
- a CDS encoding 1-phosphofructokinase family hexose kinase: MEASTRTAMQPILTLTVNPALDISTSTEQVTSGHKLRCSPSRLDPGGGGVNVARVVQRLGGRTLAVYTAGGPTGEAYRRLIEAERIPTLVVPIQGSTREDFTVDETTTGKQFRFVLQGPELSESEWRACLALVEESIPVGGYVVASGSLPPGVPDDFYARVARLARGHDARCIVDASGPALAEALAEGVFLVKPSRRELGVHVGAALESDESQVEAASALVADGSAEHVALTLGGEGAVLASKSGTLRLSVPQVQVRSTVGAGDSFLAAFVLRLAQGRTLEAAFRAAVAAGTATVTTPATELCNRADVERLESGLAAAVEGRP
- the ppk2 gene encoding polyphosphate kinase 2; translated protein: MAHRKDGAAKGRGGKGIGPGHAGERSVRLDLDTYEAEMLRLQAELVALQEWVRSTGARVLVIFEGRDAAGKGSAIKRVTEYLNPRVARIVALPSPTERQRGEWYFQRYVEHLPAAGEIVLMDRSWYNRAGVEHVMGFCTPEEHKRFMAQCPVFERLLIQDGILLFKYWFSISHEEQERRFKSRLDDPLRQWKLSPMDREAILRWEDYSRAKDEMFVQTDTAESPWYVVEAEDKRRARINMIAHLLSGIDYTEVRTEPVTLPKRPQAVNYTRPPRELFRYVPDYAASLEKHQHR
- the mptB gene encoding polyprenol phosphomannose-dependent alpha 1,6 mannosyltransferase MptB, whose product is MTAPVPAAGITAAGTSRTSQAAVVADVDNPRSPILSGFLGSMFMAIGSLGVGWLAPVSELRRVPLFIWMRTEAVGVGLCIVLLAVGGMLLVRAWLRLGQRVRVWGAGARKATLQAVVAWGLPMMFSVPLFSRDVYAYIGQGRLMVEGFNPYQNGISALSNYFQLGADKMWTEAPVPYGQLFLWIEQFVVWSTNVQPEASIMLFRLAALLGIVLCVIYVPKLAELHGVNPHRALWLTAANPLFLTNFIASVHNDALMIGLALAGLYYCATRRVVFGLVLVTLSISVKPITIVFLPFIGLLWAGKNAGWPRKILFWGLTAGVSLALLYAMSLVNGFGFGWINGLSAPGSIWIWYAPVGLLGLVVASISNAFGLDGWGMAKWVYDAGKLLALGIVAWQIFRGDHDRLMRRLTLAFAAVVFLAPMIQSWYVVWLIPLFAVTGIRDDWQVKALYFMVSFFMVYAISDQLEVFPYLQTADLGLALALARNAAAIIALLFALYLIFLDPRTKLLFSKSDEPVTTRPVI
- a CDS encoding acyl-CoA dehydrogenase family protein — encoded protein: MKRKLFEEDHEMFREMAAEFNARAVAPHYAQWDKDHMMSRELWTAAGGQGLLGLAVPEEFGGMGMDDYRFRAVLDEEFARSNHLAVGLAFHLHDDLVLPHLLAYGSEDLKSRWLPGMVSGETVTSIAWTEPGAGSDLRGIRAKAVRDGDDWLVSGQKTFIGNGISGDASLVLARTDGGTGRGSHDSFSLFMVRKGEGYSTGKQLDKMGLKASDTAELFFDNVRVPHADLVGEAGKGLQYAAEQLPQGRLAIAVASSAVVRAIYEATVRYTKERNAFGERIIDFQNSRFELADILTEVEVTETYVDQAILAFNAGELDAASAARVKLWASERAKSVTDRCLQLHGGYGYILEYPVAQAYLAARLLTIFGGTNEIMRDVVGRTIAD
- a CDS encoding VOC family protein; amino-acid sequence: MLSETSVHTTLPAIEIERAKQWYQEKLGLSPVEESSGGLRYETGGGSGFFVYPTPNPNRGGHTQMGFRVTDLGTEMSALRATGVVFEDYDFPGFKTADGVAEVDGRRSAFFKDSEGNLIGLVEYA
- a CDS encoding lipopolysaccharide assembly protein LapA domain-containing protein, encoding MTETPRDIEPNSSTVARQPGAPASSSPGDAPAGMPQVPAGGAEAATGRAETVETPPLAVRPGAAGPARHEVTRAGMIWVAVASALVVLILLIAFILQNQDSVSVKFFGLDGAVSLGMALFIAAVGGGVLVAIAGAARIIQLRLAAHRQRAKPAGRS
- the map gene encoding type I methionyl aminopeptidase, whose translation is MSMIKSPEEIALMREAGRVVANALARVRDSAAVGVSLKELDSVAAATIADAGATPAFLNYRPRWASVPFPGVICTSVNDAVVHGIPNDYRLQDGDLLSVDCGAFLAGWCGDAAVSFIVGTADPVDQALVDATEAALARGIEAARIGNKMGDLGYAIGGASRRAGYGMLADHGGHGIGRTMHADPHVPNDGRPGRGIKLTEGLVIAIEPMLILGGKDDYFHDDDEWTLRSANGRRAAHSEHTVAITADGPVILTLP
- the orn gene encoding oligoribonuclease; translation: MTGLDNIKDALIEVAALVTDSELNILGDGVDVVIKPDDAALAQMNDFVRDMHTQSGLLTELPQGKTMAEAQAAVLEYIKKWVPDPKKAPLGGNSVGTDRVFLARDMPEIVEHLHYRVIDVSTIKELSRRWFARAYFQSPAKLGGHRALGDIKDSIDELRYYREAIFVPAPGPASATAQQIARRIMGTADAPADAAGATTSAPAE